One window from the genome of Bacteroidota bacterium encodes:
- a CDS encoding sulfatase-like hydrolase/transferase — translation MVISLLSITLFAQDKPNILVIWGDDIGQSNVSAYTHGMVGYTTPNIDRIANEGMMFTDYYSEQSCTAGRSTFITGQSVFRTGLSKVGLPGAKEGLSEKDPTIAELLKEEGYATGQFGKNHLGDRDEHLPTNHGFDEFFGNLYHLNAEEEPELPDYPDPKEYPDFRKNFG, via the coding sequence ATGGTTATATCATTACTAAGCATTACGCTTTTTGCGCAAGACAAACCGAATATCCTCGTTATTTGGGGGGATGATATCGGACAATCTAATGTAAGTGCCTACACGCACGGTATGGTAGGTTATACTACACCTAATATTGACCGTATAGCTAATGAGGGTATGATGTTTACCGATTATTACTCTGAACAGAGTTGTACTGCCGGTCGTTCTACTTTTATTACCGGGCAAAGTGTTTTCCGTACCGGATTAAGTAAGGTTGGATTACCGGGAGCTAAAGAAGGTCTTTCGGAAAAAGATCCTACAATTGCTGAATTACTTAAAGAAGAAGGGTATGCAACCGGACAATTTGGTAAAAATCACTTGGGAGATCGGGATGAACATTTACCAACAAACCATGGTTTTGATGAATTTTTCGGTAATCTTTATCACCTGAATGCTGAGGAAGAACCTGAATTACCTGATTATCCGGATCCTAAGGAATATCCTGATTTTAGAAAAAACTTTGG
- a CDS encoding BamA/TamA family outer membrane protein, giving the protein MRKIFLLAFCIFLGINNMLYSQNVDSAEKKKPFIVFKADSIDDGRWLLTPFITPGYTPELGIMLSGGGYLSFKTDRGDINSKRSSIPLSFSYSSVGAKVFNSFPIIYLMGERLIFEGEFWYKTMPDHYFGVGFNETIDKAKSDETSYHRKWWLINSRMFWELKKNWFVGLNIDFNYTYGSGASPEVKQDESFSKYNEMPFNSGLGFIARYDSRDLPKNSYSGFFLEYSSTFYGDYLGGNNDYNINEIDVRNFFSVGKPGRVLAIQAMLRVGVGEVPYGEMSLLGTPFDLRGYLWGRLRDKSMAFTIVEYRYKLYFNKKASRHSLVTWTGVGTMFSEETEVFYAAPNFGIGYRLEFQPRVSLRLDFGLGRSTKGFYISFQEAF; this is encoded by the coding sequence ATGCGAAAAATATTTCTGTTAGCTTTCTGTATTTTTCTTGGGATTAATAATATGCTTTATTCCCAGAATGTTGATTCTGCAGAAAAAAAGAAACCCTTCATAGTATTTAAAGCCGATAGTATTGATGATGGCCGTTGGCTGCTGACTCCTTTTATTACTCCCGGTTATACACCGGAATTAGGTATAATGTTATCAGGAGGAGGGTATTTGTCGTTTAAAACCGATCGTGGAGACATAAATTCAAAGCGATCATCCATCCCTTTATCATTTTCTTATTCTTCGGTTGGAGCAAAGGTGTTTAACTCTTTCCCCATAATTTACCTAATGGGAGAAAGATTAATTTTTGAAGGAGAATTTTGGTATAAAACAATGCCTGATCATTATTTTGGGGTTGGATTTAATGAGACTATCGATAAGGCTAAATCGGATGAAACCTCTTATCACAGGAAGTGGTGGTTAATAAATTCACGTATGTTTTGGGAGTTAAAGAAAAACTGGTTTGTCGGCCTTAATATAGATTTCAATTATACATATGGATCTGGAGCAAGCCCTGAAGTAAAGCAGGATGAATCTTTTTCAAAATATAATGAAATGCCATTTAATTCAGGCTTAGGTTTTATAGCCAGATATGATTCAAGAGATCTGCCAAAAAATTCATATTCAGGTTTTTTTCTGGAGTATTCAAGTACATTTTATGGTGATTATTTGGGTGGAAATAATGATTATAATATTAATGAGATTGATGTTCGCAATTTTTTTTCTGTAGGAAAACCGGGTAGAGTCTTGGCAATACAGGCAATGTTGAGGGTTGGGGTCGGCGAGGTACCATATGGAGAAATGTCTTTACTTGGGACTCCTTTTGATCTTAGAGGTTATTTATGGGGTAGGCTTAGAGATAAATCTATGGCATTTACCATTGTTGAATACAGGTACAAGTTGTATTTCAATAAAAAAGCTTCACGGCATTCATTAGTTACCTGGACTGGTGTAGGTACAATGTTTAGCGAGGAAACTGAGGTATTTTACGCAGCTCCCAATTTCGGTATCGGATATCGTCTCGAATTTCAGCCAAGAGTAAGTTTAAGGCTTGATTTTGGTTTGGGTAGAAGCACTAAAGGGTTTTATATTAGTTTTCAGGAAGCATTTTGA
- the rpsB gene encoding 30S ribosomal protein S2, which produces MANVDIKELLDAGVHFGHLTRKWHPAMAPYIFMERNGIHIIDLHKTAIKLDEATNALKKIAATGRKIMFVATKKQAKDIVAEQVKEINMPYITERWPGGMLTNFVTIRKAVKKMSSIDKMKTDGTFNILSKRERLQIDRKRANLEKNLGSISDMTRLPGALFVVDIKREHIAVAEAKKLNIPIFGIVDTNSNPELVDFAIPANDDASKSINVILGHVTSAISEGLTDRKAERERAKQEQEAKKAADAEKKADAEKAKKADAEKK; this is translated from the coding sequence ATGGCAAACGTAGATATTAAAGAATTATTGGATGCTGGTGTACACTTCGGACACCTTACAAGAAAATGGCATCCGGCTATGGCTCCTTATATTTTTATGGAGCGCAATGGTATCCACATTATTGATTTGCACAAAACTGCAATCAAATTAGATGAGGCTACAAATGCATTGAAAAAAATCGCTGCAACAGGTCGTAAGATTATGTTTGTAGCAACAAAAAAGCAAGCAAAAGATATTGTTGCAGAACAAGTAAAGGAAATTAACATGCCTTACATCACAGAGAGATGGCCAGGTGGTATGTTAACAAACTTTGTTACTATCCGTAAAGCAGTTAAAAAAATGTCGTCAATCGACAAAATGAAAACGGATGGTACATTTAACATTCTTTCAAAGAGAGAGCGTTTACAGATAGATCGTAAAAGAGCTAATTTGGAGAAAAACCTTGGATCTATTTCAGATATGACTCGTCTTCCGGGTGCATTATTTGTGGTAGATATTAAACGTGAACACATTGCTGTTGCGGAAGCCAAAAAATTAAACATTCCTATTTTCGGAATTGTTGATACTAACTCAAACCCTGAGTTGGTTGACTTTGCAATTCCTGCTAATGATGATGCTTCTAAATCTATTAACGTAATTTTAGGGCACGTTACATCTGCAATTTCTGAAGGGTTAACTGACAGAAAAGCTGAGCGCGAAAGAGCTAAGCAAGAACAAGAAGCTAAAAAAGCTGCTGATGCAGAAAAAAAGGCTGATGCAGAGAAGGCAAAAAAGGCTGACGCTGAAAAAAAATAA
- the tsf gene encoding translation elongation factor Ts: MAKITAAEVNKLRKQTGAGMMDCKKALVEAEGDFDKAIEVLRKKGQKVAAKRADRENTEGAAIAVVSEDKSKGAVISLNCETDFVAMNDDFVKLATEFANLALNSSASNLEEYLSSEFAAGQTVAEKLVEQTGVVGEKLEIKDFFKFEGALVGSYIHAGNKIAVLTELSANVEGADVAAKDVSMQAAAMNPVALDETGVDQSIIDKEIEIAKDQLRQEGKPEAMLDNIAKGKIKKFFKENTLVNQAFIKDSKQSVADYVKSYDKDLKVAKFARVAIG, encoded by the coding sequence ATGGCTAAAATAACTGCTGCTGAAGTAAATAAACTTAGAAAGCAAACCGGTGCCGGAATGATGGACTGTAAAAAGGCATTAGTAGAGGCTGAAGGTGATTTTGATAAAGCAATCGAAGTTCTTCGTAAAAAAGGACAGAAAGTTGCTGCTAAGCGTGCTGACCGTGAAAACACAGAAGGTGCTGCTATAGCTGTAGTAAGTGAAGATAAATCAAAAGGTGCTGTTATATCATTGAACTGTGAGACTGATTTTGTTGCAATGAACGATGATTTCGTAAAATTGGCTACAGAATTCGCAAACCTTGCACTAAACTCTTCTGCATCTAATTTAGAAGAATACCTTTCTTCTGAATTTGCTGCCGGACAAACTGTTGCTGAGAAACTAGTTGAGCAAACCGGTGTTGTAGGTGAAAAACTTGAGATTAAAGATTTCTTCAAATTCGAAGGAGCTCTTGTTGGTTCTTACATCCACGCAGGAAATAAAATTGCTGTTTTAACTGAGCTTTCTGCAAATGTAGAAGGAGCTGATGTTGCTGCAAAAGATGTTTCTATGCAGGCTGCTGCTATGAATCCTGTTGCTCTTGATGAAACAGGTGTTGATCAGTCTATTATAGATAAAGAAATCGAAATAGCTAAAGATCAACTTCGTCAGGAAGGTAAGCCTGAAGCAATGTTAGATAATATTGCAAAAGGAAAAATCAAGAAATTCTTCAAAGAGAATACATTGGTTAACCAGGCATTTATCAAAGACAGCAAACAATCAGTTGCTGATTACGTAAAATCTTATGATAAAGATCTTAAAGTTGCAAAATTTGCTCGTGTAGCTATCGGTTAA